One genomic window of Salvelinus alpinus chromosome 17, SLU_Salpinus.1, whole genome shotgun sequence includes the following:
- the LOC139542856 gene encoding macrophage colony-stimulating factor 1-like: MTLLVPTHIQCKTKVKCLCVMVFLSLPLTMGDPGPCRHSITRDHLLTIRHLIDNQLQSGCSITYTFIEQRSLNKCCYVKAAMPWILELLTGHFRYTRGSDNHSYVLSLTVLIHNIYSQRCVPQINEELEDDPVSFGMSFSSSPSEALGRVQDVLSVYWELVTTMDSPVDWSCEREYTDTAEPPTALPTAHSLTTVSTFWDSEKAPQTGLDGDQDGNLYKFGFMVIAPSVCGGLLFIFTLYCLITHKMSYSTDHRTSLGYRNSSLHTDIPDIEMQVE; this comes from the exons ATGACCCTCCTCGTGCCAACCCACATTCAGTGCAAAACCAAA GtaaagtgtctgtgtgtgatggTGTTCTTGAGTCTCCCCTTGACCATGGGAGACCCTGGTCCGTGCAGACACTCCATCACCAGAGATCACCTGCTGACCATAAGACACCTG ATAGATAACCAGTTGCAGAGTGGATGCTCAATAACCTACACATTTATTGAGCAGAGAAGTTTG AATAAATGTTGCTATGTGAAAGCTGCCATGCCCTGGATCTTGGAACTCCTGACCGGACACTTCAGATACACTCGGGGATCAGACAACCACAGCTACGTGTTGTCGCTGACCGTTCTCATCCACAACATTTACTCCCAGAGATGTGTGCCACAGATCAATGAGGAGCTGGAG GACGACCCAGTGAGTTTTGGAATGTCATTCAGCAGTTCTCCATCTGAGGCCCTGGGGAGGGTCCAGGATGTCCTGTCTGTGTACTGGGAGCTGGTGACCACCATGGACTCACCAGTAGACTGGAGCTGTGAGAGGGAGTACACAGACACCGCAGAGCCTCCCACAGCCCTCCCTACAGCACACTCTCTGACTACAG TCAGCACCTTTTGGGACTCAGAGAAAGCCCCTCAGACTGGTCTAGATGGAGACCAAGATGGAAACTTGTACAAGTTTGGTTTCATGGTCATAGCTCCATCAGTCTGTGGAGGACTGCTGTTCATATTCACTCTCTATTGCCTCATCACACACAAG ATGTCCTACAGTACTGACCATCGCACATCACTAGGGTACCGAAACTCAAG TTTGCATACAGATATTCCGGACATAGAGATGCAGGTGGAATAA